A genomic segment from Bacteroidota bacterium encodes:
- a CDS encoding MGMT family protein — MAKESSNLESFFDQVYAVVRLIPKGRVTSYGAIAKYLGTAKSSRMVGWAMNGAHNVKPKVPAHRVVNRVGLLTGKHHFGTPKAMQILLEKEGIKVKDDKVVKFKELYWDPMVELSL; from the coding sequence ATGGCCAAAGAATCTTCCAATTTAGAATCTTTCTTCGATCAGGTCTATGCCGTTGTCCGCTTAATTCCGAAAGGGCGCGTAACAAGTTATGGAGCAATTGCGAAATATCTCGGCACTGCTAAATCGAGCCGGATGGTTGGTTGGGCAATGAATGGTGCCCACAATGTCAAACCGAAAGTTCCTGCACATCGTGTTGTTAACCGGGTCGGATTATTGACAGGCAAACATCATTTCGGAACACCAAAAGCGATGCAGATCCTCCTCGAAAAGGAAGGCATCAAAGTGAAAGATGATAAGGTTGTTAAATTTAAAGAGTTGTATTGGGATCCGATGGTGGAGTTGAGTCTGTAG